In Saccharomyces eubayanus strain FM1318 chromosome XIV, whole genome shotgun sequence, the sequence TTtactttgaatttttaaatCCAGCTCCTCCACCAGAGATTGCATTTGTAAAAGACCTCTTTCAATAGTTTTAGCCTTTGTTGTTTCAAGAATGGATCTTTCCCACAATGAACGGGCGAAAACCGACCAATTCTTGTCACCATCTTGATACAAAATCCTAGAAAGTAGAGCCGtaagttcttcttctacaaGCGGATCTTTAGCTGGGGTGGTGTTCTTAATAGTGTGAAGACGTAATAGTAGTTGAATATTGTCATAATCGGATAAAGCTGGTTGGTTATTAGGATCCAACTCCATCAACGACTTAGGAATGTTCTCTTGGCGTAGCGCCAACGGTAATAgtttatcttcttcatagCCAGAATCGAGGTCCAGTCTTGGTCTTTTGCTATAAATTTGTTCATCTAAAGGTTCATCAGCAACGGATTCGAAATGCGGCTTCTCTAATAGCAAATCAGACTCCAAGGCGAATGTTTCCGGTGAGGCAGATTTTGTGTTTATAGCAAATTTCTGAAACGTAGACGATTTGGCAAGAATAATCAAACCTGCATGAGCCTTTTGCTGAAACCTGGTCCTCGTAGCACGAGCTCCTGTCAtaacaaattgaaaatccGTCAGCTTTTTTACTTTGGTCAAGGAGGACAAACAAAGATGTTCTGTATTGATAGCTAATGAACATTTGACATGTTCCAAGTAATACATCGCATAGAGTTGTCTCTTTAAATCTTCGTTACAGTTTTCTGGTAAGTCCTTAACGATAGCATGCACTAAATCTATAGATTGGTATATTGATGCGACAATACTAGGTTGAAACCCAGAAGGTTCCGGAATCAATGACAAGTGCGTCAAAAGAGCTCTCGCTCTCCACCAATTAGCCACAGCCAACAATCCGGGTGTAGACTCGGCAGAAATAACAGGTAGCGGCACCTCTTGATCCTGCGAAATATCGAATAAACTAGCTTGACCAGTAATTTGCTCCAATAATAAAAGCGAAAGAACTAAGTACAATGGATCATCCATTAATTCGTAAGCAGGTTGGCCCAATATAGCTAGTGAATGGGTAAGAGCTTTATTGATGGCACCTATTTCAGATCCAGTAACGTTAAACAACCCCGAAACTGTCCTCAACTTTGCTGCTGGGCCTGTATAGTTATTTTGAATGAAGGTCTGCAAAAGAGCAATGGCCATAAAAAGcatttcgttttcttgaCCTTCTTTGACAATTTCAAGCGTAAGGAAATCACTTAGAGCTGCAATAACACTAGATGTAGATATTTCCCCTGTGATATTCACTTTTCCCTTGAACTGGTCTATAAACTGCTGCACGAGCTGGAAGGATTCACCATTGATTATATGCACAGCCGTGCTCACGTATTTCTGGTCCAAAGAACATATCTTCAACGATTCCACTTCCTCTACCAGAAGTATCTTTACATGCAATAGCGTGTCCATGATTTCGTAGGTGTTAATGCACTCCTTGGCtagtttttcaatctcttctcttcttcttagcAGCTCTTCTGCACTTCAACGGTGAttacaaattttttttttttttcgatgCGATGCTCTTCAACAATCGTCCTCCACGAAACGCGTCTTCTAACGCGTCTTTTCCTTTACAATAAGAAGTGTATTACTAAGTTGTTCAGAAGCAGTGTGGCAAACGTTGATAGGAAGTACCTGGAGAAAGCTACTTCAAGTATAGACACAATGGCAAGTATGTATTGATATTAAGAGGCCagagttttctttctctccTCTGCTTTTTTCATCAGCGAATTCGGATTACTAACAAAGATCGTTATCATAAAACGTGGAATTAAAATATAGCTTATCAACCTTATACCGAATATTCATCAGTCACAGGCGGTGGTTTTGAGAACTCAGAGTCCCGTCCTGGTAGTGGCGAATCCGAACCGAACACTAGAGTCAACACACTAACGCCCGTGACGATCAAACAAATCCTCGAGTCCAAACAGGATATCCAAGACGGTCCTTTCGTTTCACATAATCAAGAACTTCACCATGTTTGCTTTGTCGGTGTGGTGAGAAACATTACAGACCATACTGcgaatatttttttaacaatTGAAGATGGTACTGGCCAAATCGAAGTGAGAAAGTGGAGCGAAGATGCTAACGATTTGGCTGCTGGTAATGATGACTCTTCTAGTAAAGGGTATGGTTCACAGGTGGCTCAGCAATTTGAAATCGGTGGCTACGTTAAAGTTTTTGGTgcattgaaagaatttggtgggaagaaaaacataCAGTATGCTGTGATTAAGGCTATAGATTCATTTAACGAAGTATTAACGCATCATCTCGAAGTTATTAAATGTCATTCTATTGCTAACGGTATGATGAAACAACCTTCGGAAAGTACTTCCAATGAAAACGGTCAGTCCTTGTTTGTCAAGGAGGATGCTGATACTTCTGCCGGTGGTAGTCCATTACAACGAATTTTAGAGTTTTGTAAAAAGCAATGTGATGGCAAGGACGCAAACTCATTCGCTGTTCCGATTCCGTTGATTTCTCAATCTCTAAATTTGGATGAAACGACCGTCAGAAATTGTTGTACGACTTTGACTGACCAAGGTTTCATTTATCCAACTTTCGATGACAACAACTTTTTTGCCTTATAAAGATATAAACTGTTTTTTAGCATTTTTTAGcatatatttatgtatATGCATTTTAGTAGGCAAGTACTCAAAAATGTCCGATATAAGAAAGAGGGACTATGTGTGGGGGATGTATGAATATTAAGTTAAGTTGTTACATAAACGCTAGATAAAGTCCAACTACAGAAATGACATTCACTCTTGTCCGTATGAATAAAGAACAAATCCATCTTTATCACGAACTTCAATAGGGACGTTCACACGCAAAACTGGCTTTAGTAATAGCTCCCAGTCGTATCTTGTTCTAGGCGTACATGATGAAAAATGCCTCAACATTCTTATCTTGACCGCTTTAAACTTCGATAAATTTCTCAAGAAACACCAAAGATTAATGTTGGGAAcatctttaaaattttctggatcttggaaattattgaaaaacttttccaGATTCacattttgtaaaaactCTTCCACATCTAAGTCTCTGTATTCCAATGTTCTATCCCTCAACTTGATTAAACTGTCTCTCATGCAACGCTTTACGGAATTATTCCAATAGTAAGAGTGATGAGTATTTAGTTCTGGGTCCATTGCTGTTGCCAAGTTAGGAACAGCACTTGGGACCGGTGAACCGGCCCTTTCTGACTCAGCCTCATAGCCAATTAATGTTTCTTGGTCATCAGCATCGTTAGCATTCTCGTCTGTTTCATTGTCACTAACCATCGTCCGCACTAGGTGCTCCCAAAAGGATAATGGAGATAATGGGTAGACATTAGTGAACGGGATATTAATGACGTTGATAGAGATATTTTGATTAGGGATCCTTTCCCAAAGTAATTtgtaataatgataaaaggAATGAAATTCAGGAATCCGTTGTCTCTGGAAGGTCTGCAACTGTGCTGGTGTTAAGACGGCAGgctttttgttattatttggCGATGGGTTATTTGAATCATCATTCCCTGTAGTTTTAGAGATATAGTTCAAATTTAAAGATAGTACAACTGAAGATGTTGGCGGGGGAGTTGTTATTTTGGAATCAGAGGGCGCTTCGAACAACGTTTCCGTCATCGAATTGCAATcgtcaaaatcatcatctGCATTGTGGTTTcgttgttgaaaatagtaCGATTCGTTGACCACCTGCTCGTTGGTAAAGCATTTACTATTACAGTCGATGGTTAAATTCGTTAAAGATGGAAAACAGCtacataataataaatcaaatttactattaattttcaacaaagacaaatttttgaccattttgaaataagAATGGAACAATCGTAATATCCCGTTTCCAGGAACCACATCACAAGAATTTAAAGTTAAGGAAGTGATGGGAGACTGTAGACTATAGAGTTCggtattttcatttttcaaaaacagtgGTAAAAATTCCATTGGAGTGTCTAGTGATTCTGTATCTATCATCATATTTTCCAGCTTGAGTTCATTGATTATACCGAAACAACAGAACAAATTTGGTCTTAGTAAGAGTTTCTGATGGTGGCGTTGACGATTGGATgatctttgtcttttgctGTTGGCTTTAAtttctaaaatttttaatCTCGGTAAAGAGTAATATTTAGATTCGTATTCTTTGACGAAATTCTTGGATAATTGGAAAGTCCTCAAATCTTCATTTGTAATGGACTGTTGTCCCTTGatgattttcttgaagaagtCCCGAGATCCATCATTAAATACAGAATACCATAGAGGGattttaaaatttggttCCACTTCGCTCAGAACCACCTTGGTTAGATTCGGCAAATAGTCGATGATATCAAGCATCAGCTCGATGTAAGTGTAATGGAAGTAATTgctttcaaatttatcCAGTTGTTTGATTCGATCCGAAGTTATGGTGGGAACGTCATCGTGTGTTTTGATATTCTTTACCTTTGATAAGTTTTTGTCATACGAATCGAGCTTATACGACCCTGCAATTACAGAATTTTGGTCGTTCTTACTATAGAATTTGCTGTATTTTAATAACGAATCCTGGGATTGTgggtttttgaattctatGGACCTTACTAAAAATCTTGCGTTCTGCAATTTAGATTGTGTGTGTCGAGCATGATCGCCACTGTGTGAGGTGATGTTCGAGGTATGAAATTCAGAATGTATCAAAGCGTTGAATTTTAACAACGACAGTTTCGAATCCAAGATAATGTTCTGGAAAAGGAACTCATTGGTTATTAAATTATAGAACGTCGAATTGACTTGACAGAGAGTGACTAATGTGTTGAAATCTAGGTTTCGCAGTATCAGCAGTAAAACCTTCTGTGGCAGGCACATGAGAGACGATGTATCGTCCAACAAGAGCGATTCTGAACTATTACTATGGTTTGCACCTAACAGAGGGCTCTCGACATCAGGCCTGGGtttctcctcttcctctttagTAGGACCTGAAATCAGTGAGAAGTATTTTGATTTACCCAGTAATTGTAAtcgtttcattttttggcTAGTCTGGGTGCGTGGAGTATGTAATGTGTGGTCAGGCCTGTTTCATAAAATGGTTATAGCTCATCTTTATGTGAGGTAGTCTTAAATCTTCAGCTGGTTATCGCAAAAATATATGCGATGTACGGGTTTGTAGCAGTAGCAATGACTCTGTTCCAAGAAAAGCCACGTATGTAGCAGCTATATATCTCTATGTACATGCGTATGTAGGAGTTATTAGTCCTTTTTCGATGGATGGGGCAGGTGTGGCGTCTGTTCTGGGTTGTTCTTGGCGTATTTGCCTAAGACGTCCTTTAGCGAATCTGGAATATCTTCGAACTCCAAGTCGCCCACGTCTTGGCTGATTTTCTCCCCGTTAGCTTTCATCAGCTGTTCCACGGTGACGTGGTCGTCGTGAAAGATCTTCAAATGGTCTGCTATCAAGTGTCTTACTTTACAGTGCGGACAAGAAATCATGACCGTTCCTTTTTCATAAGCTTGCTTTGACATTGTGTGCGAGGACCGCGTATTACATTTCTTGCAGGTGAAAGCAATCATCATCTTGGGCTTTTCCACTTGAAAAGACCCCAAATGCACTTTCTTATCGTCCTTTTTTATCTCATTATATCTGATGACGCTGGTGTACAGCGATGCTCTAGGGAAAGTGCGACACAAATTGTAGGTTACACGAGGCAACAGGGTTCTTGTAATGCATCTAGAGTACAGCATTCCGCTGCGCAACAACGTTTTGCCTCTTAGACTCATCTCTTGATTTCTTATCACTGGATTATCTCTTCTGCTACTAATCCCTTCATTCTAAAATGACGTTCTTTTCTAACCTTTTTCGATATAATTCGAATTCACGTGAAAATgcgaagaagaaaaaaaagaattcaaagTGCAGCAGgaaccaaaagaaatatcaaCAGACAAAACGATACGCAAAGCGGTACTGCTTTCAATCAGCTGTCTCTAGTGTGTATACGA encodes:
- the EMW1 gene encoding tetratricopeptide repeat-containing protein EMW1 — translated: MDTLLHVKILLVEEVESLKICSLDQKYVSTAVHIINGESFQLVQQFIDQFKGKVNITGEISTSSVIAALSDFLTLEIVKEGQENEMLFMAIALLQTFIQNNYTGPAAKLRTVSGLFNVTGSEIGAINKALTHSLAILGQPAYELMDDPLYLVLSLLLLEQITGQASLFDISQDQEVPLPVISAESTPGLLAVANWWRARALLTHLSLIPEPSGFQPSIVASIYQSIDLVHAIVKDLPENCNEDLKRQLYAMYYLEHVKCSLAINTEHLCLSSLTKVKKLTDFQFVMTGARATRTRFQQKAHAGLIILAKSSTFQKFAINTKSASPETFALESDLLLEKPHFESVADEPLDEQIYSKRPRLDLDSGYEEDKLLPLALRQENIPKSLMELDPNNQPALSDYDNIQLLLRLHTIKNTTPAKDPLVEEELTALLSRILYQDGDKNWSVFARSLWERSILETTKAKTIERGLLQMQSLVEELDLKIQSKLIPSSDEINVAGRLSYIHQLPFIPRWELDSTLAEKYMSLGILKSAVEIYERLGMACETALCYAAVGDEKKAEEILLQRIEENELDARAYSIMGDIKQDPSLWEKSWEIGKYVNAKNSLAKYYFNPPAKSGIQPNYSATLKHLNDSLRQYPLSFETWYFYGCVGLQCGKMELAAEAFSRCVSLDPHHALSWSNLSAAYMKLDKLKEAFSCLKRAVASDAQKNWKIWENYMLVAVKLNEWEDVLVACKQLVSIRRDKSGEGSIDLPIIEKLVELLVTSEYSEDAEKLSYFQKSCTEFICVTLPQVITTSARCWRIVARVELWRKRPWAALECHERAYRAISHNPDLEIDEKAWDDTVDACEDLVAAYESLGEMQGKYGPDSLVCKDWKYKCRSTIKALMSKGKGRWDDSLGWDRLIEARSQI
- the RFA2 gene encoding Rfa2p; translated protein: MATYQPYTEYSSVTGGGFENSESRPGSGESEPNTRVNTLTPVTIKQILESKQDIQDGPFVSHNQELHHVCFVGVVRNITDHTANIFLTIEDGTGQIEVRKWSEDANDLAAGNDDSSSKGYGSQVAQQFEIGGYVKVFGALKEFGGKKNIQYAVIKAIDSFNEVLTHHLEVIKCHSIANGMMKQPSESTSNENGQSLFVKEDADTSAGGSPLQRILEFCKKQCDGKDANSFAVPIPLISQSLNLDETTVRNCCTTLTDQGFIYPTFDDNNFFAL
- the ZIM17 gene encoding Zim17p; amino-acid sequence: MSLRGKTLLRSGMLYSRCITRTLLPRVTYNLCRTFPRASLYTSVIRYNEIKKDDKKVHLGSFQVEKPKMMIAFTCKKCNTRSSHTMSKQAYEKGTVMISCPHCKVRHLIADHLKIFHDDHVTVEQLMKANGEKISQDVGDLEFEDIPDSLKDVLGKYAKNNPEQTPHLPHPSKKD
- the SKP2 gene encoding putative SCF ubiquitin ligase complex subunit SKP2 codes for the protein MKRLQLLGKSKYFSLISGPTKEEEEKPRPDVESPLLGANHSNSSESLLLDDTSSLMCLPQKVLLLILRNLDFNTLVTLCQVNSTFYNLITNEFLFQNIILDSKLSLLKFNALIHSEFHTSNITSHSGDHARHTQSKLQNARFLVRSIEFKNPQSQDSLLKYSKFYSKNDQNSVIAGSYKLDSYDKNLSKVKNIKTHDDVPTITSDRIKQLDKFESNYFHYTYIELMLDIIDYLPNLTKVVLSEVEPNFKIPLWYSVFNDGSRDFFKKIIKGQQSITNEDLRTFQLSKNFVKEYESKYYSLPRLKILEIKANSKRQRSSNRQRHHQKLLLRPNLFCCFGIINELKLENMMIDTESLDTPMEFLPLFLKNENTELYSLQSPITSLTLNSCDVVPGNGILRLFHSYFKMVKNLSLLKINSKFDLLLCSCFPSLTNLTIDCNSKCFTNEQVVNESYYFQQRNHNADDDFDDCNSMTETLFEAPSDSKITTPPPTSSVVLSLNLNYISKTTGNDDSNNPSPNNNKKPAVLTPAQLQTFQRQRIPEFHSFYHYYKLLWERIPNQNISINVINIPFTNVYPLSPLSFWEHLVRTMVSDNETDENANDADDQETLIGYEAESERAGSPVPSAVPNLATAMDPELNTHHSYYWNNSVKRCMRDSLIKLRDRTLEYRDLDVEEFLQNVNLEKFFNNFQDPENFKDVPNINLWCFLRNLSKFKAVKIRMLRHFSSCTPRTRYDWELLLKPVLRVNVPIEVRDKDGFVLYSYGQE